A segment of the Zingiber officinale cultivar Zhangliang chromosome 8B, Zo_v1.1, whole genome shotgun sequence genome:
ATCAACCCCTCTGCAACTTGGCTCCATTGCCACTCAGTCGCTAGCCCCGATTAGCCACTCAGTCGCTATCCCCGATTAGCCGCTTTGCTTCTCTTCCCACCCGGCCACTCAGCCACTTTACTCGCTCAATCACTCTACAATTTACATTTGACAGAAACCAGCCTCCACTAACAGTATGAGATTATCTGTTAAGGtcgataaataaattaaatttaatttagtatcatttaaatttaactaattccTTAAAATCTCTAATAAattgtccaaaaaaaaaaaatttactccgTAACTCACATCGGCCCAGACTCTGTATTTATTAATTTTGATTCACACTATTTCTTATATCTCCAATAATATctctaataattttgaaattgtctAACAACTTTATGCAAACACTTGTGTTAATATCTTTTCCTACCCAAAAAAActcagggggcgtttggtttagaggaataggagtggggaatgagaatgagaatcattgattgtcattactaatgtttggattataggaataggaatataaataagggaatgaatccttgaaattgggtaatgactcattcccatgtaactcccattcaatgagtcattaccctattttcatcaatcaaaatatttccttattccaaaagcacccttgacctaaaactaaaatttcctcccttaatatcaaatatcaaaatatatttatttattttttctttcatatcacttttctctccttgttctctctcatcatattttctctctcatcattttatcacacactttctctctccttaatatctcctatcacactctctttgctctttttttctcattacactttctctctcatcatactttctctctcctcaatctcttccatcacacactcttccttcttttttttctcatcattctttctctctcctcaatctctcccatcacactctcttttttcttttttttttctcatcacactttctctctcctcaatctctcttgtcacactccctctttttttttcctcaacgcACTTTttatttcatcatactttctccctcatcatactttctctctcctcaacctctcccatcacactcactgttctcttttttttgcatcacactttctctctcatcatactttctctctcaccatactttctccctcctcaatctctctcatcacacactctctcctcttttttcattatattttctctctcttcatcctctcccatcatactttctctcacatcatattttccctctcatcttctctcatcatgctctctcctatcacactctcttttcttattttctctcatcacactttctctctcttcattctttctcatcacactttctctctcatcatactttctctctcatcattctctttcatcatatttttctctcacatctaattttttctcttattttccttaagggtaaaaaaaaaaattttgatttattccgatagaaaatatgcaagtaaccaaacattgcttttaatagtgatatccatgctcatacccattctcattccacaatacaatgattcttattccgattcctattcctaggaaagaaccaaaagCCCCCTCAATGTTATTGATCCGGCGAATAATTATCAGTTTCTCATAATTAATGTAGCTTAAGTTATTGAATTCATTGATTGACGTACAAATATGGTAAATAATCTTATACAATCCGTTGCTTAAAAGACAAATAccataaaataggaaaaaaaattgaTGTTATCAAGAAAGAGACCACGATTAGAAATAGTAATAAGTATAAAATATCTCAAAATAATTAACATACTCTCATATAGACCTAAAACTTTAACCACAAGatgaaaatatcaaaaatatcttATTTGATACCGCGGATAATTATTAGTTCGGTAATTGATGCAATGTAAATTATTAAATTCGTTGATTGACCTATGAATAACAAAATCAATTTTCTATAACTCAGTTGATTTGAAGagaaatattaaaagaaaaaaaattgacgTTACCAACCAGAAAGAGATgatgattaaaaataataataataaaaataaaaatatctcaaaataattaaatatgacgTTTATAtagttctaaaattttaattattggaagaaaataccttaaatattaaaaaatatatataaaaaaaatttaaaaatattcagaCCTTCCAAAAAAGACTCTAAACAATATTTTTTGAATAAAAAGATGGTCAATTACTGATTTTAtctaataataaatttatatctCTCAACAAATtttgattaaatcaaataatCATTGTGATACTTGAGTCAAAAATTAGATCATGAAAAAGTTTACTCCGTCGAACCGTATCAGCGGTCGagacaatatttttataaattttgattCACACTATGTTTTTTATATCtccgataattttgaaattgtccAACAACTTTCTGCAACCACACGTGTCAATATATGTTCCTTGCCAACAACGTTTATGTTATTGATATCGTGGATAACTATTAGTTCGTAATTGATACAGCATAAGCTATTGAATTATTAACGTACAAATATCAAAATAATCTTTTACCATCTATTTATTGGAAGAGaaatactataaaaaaaaaactcgacCTTACCAAGACAAAGCAGTAGGATCCTCTAGTCTATAAATTGTAGATTAAGTAATGATCTATTATATGAAAACTCTTAATTTGGATAAAGTGAATGGATCTTCTGGTACCTAAACGCTGGATCAATTCATAGTCCAACCTTTATATTGGTGGGGGGCAATGAACCCTCACCTATTAACAGGTGGGGGCCTTTACCTCCCACCAATTCCCTTGTCCCGGTCCAGGAGCGAATTAGGACAAGGGAACCAGAGGATCCGGTCTCTTGGATGAACCCCACCTTTAAATAGgtggggtccatccaaatcaatggTCTAAAAAAATGGGTCATCCTCTAATCCGTAAATTGCGGGTTAGAGGATCCGTGCTCAAGACAGAGACAGTAGTTAAAAATAGTAATGATGCGTGATATGAGAGAGTCTATTTATCACGGATCAATTGATATGGTATCAAAGTTAAGATGGTCAACGTTGGGACTTATGAAAAGAGTCTCGACCAAAGATGACTGTCAAGTTATCCCGATCGGCAAAGAAATAATCGAGTGGATCACTCGGTTGATCAGACGAATGGGCATTATAGGACGAAATGTCAAGTTATGCCGGCTGAATGGACGAACCCGTAGCCGATTGTTTCAATCGGTAGGAAAATAAGTCGCtcggacccccccccccccggtccGACACAAGGAATGACATTACACAGAAGGGgacgagaaaataaaagagaacactccgtctatcattaaatatgaatAAGCCAAGACAAAGAAGAACACTCCAACTATCATTAATGCACGAAAGTCAACATAGGGATcacaaaaaatttataaataaaagaaaagtatAAAAGATATGTCAGGTATGaggaaagataaaatttatttatttcttgatttttctgattctaacttgagcgtcggaaagtCAACATAAGGATCACTTCCTAATTTGGTTTTATTTTATAGGATTGAAATCTTCATCCCATCAATAATTACCTCATCCTCAATTTTCCAACTTCTCTCATTGAGACATGATCAAAGTAataattacaaaataattaaacatGATACTCATGTAGACCTAAAACATtcgttataaaataaaaatatcttaaatattaaaaatataaaatatattcacATCCTTcgaaaagaatattttttaacgTTTGATCAATTATAGATTTTATTCCATAATAAATCTAGATTTATGAATAAACTTCGATTCAAATCAAATAACGACTCATATCCCAACAAAAAATTATATTCGAAAGTTTACTATATCAAATTCGCATTCGCATTCGCATTCGCATTAGCCGCTGAGGCTCTGTTTTGATCGAGTGTTCAGATTCGCGTGTTAAATCAGGGTAGTTGAGTCGATAAACCAGAAGAAACAGGTCAACCAGTTGACTTGAATTGGTAGGTGAAATCAAACCGGAGTTGGCATCGATCCACTCCCATCCCACTTGAATTATTCAGTATTAGAATAGACCGGTACTACCTTGTGCGGCCTGGCCTATAAATTAATTCCACCGATCGAGCATGGACACTTGCGCCGCACCCAGTTAGTCTCTCTTAGCTTTCTCCTTCATCTTCTCCATGGCCTCCATTAACAACGTCGTCGTCGATGCATTCCCCAAGCCCCAAAGGGCTCGAGGTCCAGCCACCGTCATGGCCATCGGCACCGCCAACCCTCCCAACCTCTACGAACAGAGCTCTTACCCCGACTTCTATTTCCGTGTCACCAATTCCGACCACAAGCCGGAGCTCAAGCAGAAGTTCCGCCGCCTCTGTAATACACAATTCATCATCCCGTCGCGATCGTCGTCGCCTACTGTTAATTTGATCAATCAATTAATGATCGTGTCGGTTTCTTGCTTGCAGGCGAAAGGAGCATGATCAAGAAGCGATATATGCACCTGACGGAGGAGCTGCTGAAGGAGAAACCCGGGATGTGCTCCTACATGGACACTTCCTTCGACGAGCGGCAGGATATCGTGGTGGAGGAGGTGCCTCGGCTGGCCAAGGAGGCCGCCGTCAAGGCCATCAAGGAGTGGGGGCGTTCCAAGTCGGAGATCACCCACTTGGTTTTCTGCTCCACCAGCGGCGTCGATATGCCGGGGGCTGATTACCGACTCGCCAACCTTCTCGGCCTCTCTTCCTCCGTCAACCGCATCATGCTCTACAACCAGGCCTGCCACATCGGGGCGCAGACGCTCCGCATCGCCAAGGACATCGCCGAGAACAACCGGACCGCCCGCGTCCTCGTCGTCGCCTGCGAGGTTAACACGCTCATTTTCCGCGGCCCCGAAGAGCGCGACTTCCAGAGCCTCGCGGCTCAGGTCGCGTTCGGGGACGGAGCGGCGGCGGTCGTCGTCGGGGCCGACCCCGTCGAGGGCGTCGAGAGGCCGATCTTCGAGATCATGGCGGCGCTGCCGTTCACGGTGCCGGAGACCCAGATGGCTGTCGGCGGGCAGCTGAAGCAGATCGGGCTGACCTTCCATTTCGCCCACCAGCTGCCGGGGCTGATAGCCAATAACTTGGAGACCTGCCTCGGCGAGGCGTTGAAGCCGCTGGGGATCTCCGACTGGAACGACGTGTTCTGGGTGGCTCACCCGGGGAACTGGGGGATCATGGACGCCGTCGAGGCCAAGCTGGGCCTGGAACAGGGGAAGCTGCAGTCGTCGAGGCACGTCTTCAGCGAGTTCGGGAACATGATGAGCGCAACCGTTCTGTTCGTGATGGACGAAGTGAGGAAGCGAGCGGCGGCGAAGGGCGCGGCGACCACCGGCGACGGCCTGCAGTGGGGCGTGCTCTGCGGGTTCGGCCCAGGGCTGTCCATCGAGACGCTGGTGCTTCGCAGCGTCCCTCTCTAGCTTATTCCGGCGAGCTAACTACTGCCGATCgaacataaataataataattaaaagctGTCTAATGCTAAAATATTATAATCGATTAAATTAATTACAGTTGTTACCAGATCAGACGTCTCCGTTCCTTTCGTCATTTTTCTTCCTCACTTCCTGTTCTTCGTCAGCAAGATTCTCTCATGTTATTCCAAAGATTATTAAATAACaatgttaattaattaatctcaATCGATGATCTTATTGCATTGTAAAAATGGTAATATAGTTTGGATCTCAtgatatcatttttttatttttaataacgGTAAGATTAATCTTAGAGtattttgattcaaattatcaTATATAATCATGATTATATAATTACTAGATAATCATTTAACTAAAATTACATAGAATAAAGCATATGATATCATTTGATTCAACCTAATAATATAACCAAAATTTAGAGATTTTAATATATAACCTATTACTCTAAGtttcaaaatattaatattttcataaatgcatctttatttttaaatggaatatcatatatttttattttttataattcaaaataaattttttgctATAAAAATATTAAGGATATTTTTATCTAAAAATGTACATATTAGAGTatatttttagtaaaaaaaaaattagttaatcCCGAATCAATACAAATTTCACTTTTATAAGATTCTTCTATTATTGATTGCATGACCTTTTATCTATATGTAATCATTACTTACTTAAGAATCATCagttaactaaattaaatataatttttttaaaaaaaaaatttagatgaaTAACTAAGGTTAAAGATAACCCTCAACATAGCCCACTagcattttggatctcatggtaGATCATTAATCttctattattattaataataataataataataataataataataataatgtgtcGACAAGATCAAGGAACGATGATGTGAGGACAGATCCTCTGGTCTATAATTTGCGGACCAAGGGATGGTCCACTATTGTAGActcttgatttggatggaccctaCCAACTTAAAGGTGGACTCCATCCAAATCAATGGTCCTCGTAcagtggaccatcccctggtccgcaaTTTACGGACCAGAAGATCCGGCCCTCGATGATGTCTCTGAATTCAAATTCGACTTATAATTTGTATCATTTGtttcattttattaaattacACACTCATGCATATTAAATCTTGATTTTGACTTACTTGAATCTTTCAAATTATTTACAtatttcaacaacaacaacaacaactcatAAATGAAATGATAGAGCTCGTTTGATGGATTGAGAACCACAGTTCAACACTCAGTTGGGGCATGCGTACGCTCTCAACCGGAGGAAAGACTGAAATCTGCATTCAGTTTGATTACCCAATCAGGCATGAGCAACTCTACATCGACGCAAAGATAATGGAGGTTACTCTATGAGCactttttgatttatttaaaGACCATTTGTCTCAAATATTAATTGGGTCAGTAGAAATCTAGACATTTGGATTATATCAAATACTAATAATAAATAGAATGACTAAGTCCATTTGATGCTGAACCTAATGGATCGGATCCATTATGACACCTTCAAACTTGTCATCGTTACGCGCTATATGTCGAAAACATCACATGATAAATGACAAGTTTGAAGGTGAACATCACATGATATCGGTTTAATATTCCTCACGGCATATAGCGCGTAAAAATGACAAGTTTGAAGGAGTCAAAATGGATGCCACTATGGCTCCTTGTGAAGCACACAAACAACAATGGCAAACAAAAGGTCGATCACTATCATTTTCATTCAAACACGTAAACATTATGGTGATGAAACTCCATTTCTCACGTCTGGAAGTTGGTGGATTACTGAAAAGACAGAAATAGTTGGCGAGTGGGCAACCGCCTCCCTGACCCGACCCACCAACCCACGACGGCTGACTAACTAATCGACTACTAGCTAGCTAGGTGTGTGGCTGGTCCAAGAAAGACCACTCCCAGTGGAATCCGAGCATTTGACCGCACGTGTCGATTCTACTCTGTTTTCCTCACACCAACCCATTCAATCGAGCGTTCAGAGCTGGTCACTTAATTCATGCATCCAATTTTCCGAATTGGAAAATTCGATTTTTCCTGTGTAAGCAGTGTTGCAACGTGATTAAATTGGATGAATTCCACTGATCCTCCGGTAAGTCCTAAACACCGGATACATAGTCAAGGTCGAATTTTCCCAATTCTTACTCTTCTAGATCGATCTGATTTTTTATAGGTTAATCGAGAAGTGTATGAGTAAATGGTCTAGCTATAAACCATCACTGACACTGTTGTGTTTTCTAACCAATATATCCAGATCAGACTAAAATTAAGTTAGGTCGATAACCGGTAAAAAAAACTAGATAGATTGATATATAACAAATAGTGTAGGTCCACATGGACATCATGCTACAATAACATCGCTACTATAGTAAGTCGCTGCTACGTGACACTACACTAAATCGTTGTAGTTACAGGCTCCTACACTGCTACAGTAGAATGATACAGTGCAAGGCCAAATGTTCATCCGAGCTATCGTTACAATATGCTACACCAACTGAGCATTTTGTTCAGGCAATTGTAGAAAATGGGAAATTAGGAAACGTGAAAATATGGCGCATGTTTTCTATTACTCATAATAAACAAAGTTCATTATGTTCTTGaattatttccctatataaatgAGAGCATCCAAGGATCATTCAAGttaaggaaagtaaacaaacgaaCAAAGAATAAAACGAAGGCAACGAGAGCTAGAGAAGGATATATGAGGCGGtgagatttggttcgtggaatcgtGGAGgactttccgatcctgtgatcgctctttcgACAGTGAGTTTCgtcattgccgattgcggatctgtgggagatcgctgtaagtttttactaCTTTAATTTGtcgtctttcatgcatttagaataatcAACATTGATATCAAAGCTGTGTTATTTCTAAATGCTTAAGACGAATAATGAAATCGCCATACGGATGTTTTCTCGCTTTGCCATTTCTTGTGGTCgttttgcacgactaatgtgtcgtagcaaACAAGTGTCGGCGACTACATAACGGCAGGGAGATTGGCGACAGGGTCGTTGGTAGCCGTCGCTTACTGGCGACAGGGTCGCTGGTAAGAGTCACCGTCGGCGTTAGCATTGCTGCTCGACAGCGCTGCCCCAAATTTGTAAAATCACCATGTTGCAGGGATTTGCCGGCGACGACAATCTGTGGCCGTCGATGGCATCCTGACTGGCCAGCTATGTGTTGGTGGCTAGGACGGGTAGAACCACCGTCGGTATTCTTGTTGGGCCTATAGatgactgtttttttttttttttttttttttttttgccggaAACGACCGGCCACCACCGGCAGAGTTTGGCAAGGCCAACGATTGAGTTCGTGGTGGTCGCGCGGCGCGCGGCGTGCGGCGTGCAACGCGTAGTGTGCGCGACGTGGGCAGCATGCCCAGTGAAGAAAACGGTTGAAGACGTAGCAACAGTGCTTCGTGGGTTTACGTGTTTCGTATTTTTTTGCGATAaagtttcatttaaaaaaaaaaattatttagaatatGCACTGAAGATAACCCATGCATGCTTActgtaaaatttgaaaatttcaaattgatGCTTGCCTATATAATTTTTCCAAATACATGCTtacctatatattttttttaaaatgcatGCGGTAATTGCATGCGGTAAGCATTGTAATATGTATACGGTAATTAATTGAATACAGGGTTCAATTAATTTATCATTTATGATGAAGAATTTGGTTCCATTAGACCTAATTTAGATTAAATCATTAATTggtttaatcaaattaatttgatCTAAACCCGaattaatttgggttgattaattgggcatggaccaaatatgatcaaatgaccagatttattctattgggtcagatttgatcaaaatgattagatttgttctaataagtctgacttaaaccaatggacattggtttgatcaaacgaacctgagtttgatcaataaaatctgaaattggtagaaatggacttagatcaaacagtaacagaacataggtacaaaaatccctgcccaattagattagttctaattaaggacaatggaccaagTTTAGGATCTAGATTCCTATTCAACCGATCCGATGGGTTAGTCGACTTAGACTCCtcaaaatcgagaagatttatttttcttgatttattatgttggtactatgcctatataaattgaaataagccggttttgtactggttagtcagttttgtactgacttatttaatttcaagtttttcagatggcacggacgattaccatattgactcgtcgcgaagtgtgacgaaatcagctcagggaggagattcaggagatagagtataactctacttatggagtcgacggacacattgagcggcttgatgatctgttttggaaacttgagcgagaagggtttccagtcctggacagttataggatttgggctttgatgcattcattgctagaaaatccaaggatgatagcagactatatttgggggcgtcatcaaggacgtgtcacatattctgtattatgtgaGGAATTGCTTCACCACATGACTGAAGAAGAATctgaagagttcgaagaggatccggaaatgatcgaggaggaaccagaagAGGATCCTATAGAGATTCCTGAAGCTGTCCTGCctgagattaccccaaatgagtctagGCTGAAAGGGATAATATTGTCCACTATACTAGTGTCTGTCCTAATGGGGGTGGTAGTAGCCTATCTAATTTACTAGAGTTATGTTATTGTTATTGTCGCTATGTATGAATAATATTTAATTCATTTTCATTtatgtcagttagttatatgttaacattATTCAGCATAGTTTTAtgttatgtttatttatttatgttgtttacttgacatgatgcatgattagttcatgatgtattaaatgattagttcatttaattaaagaaatcataatatattaaatgattagttcatttaattaaagaattcatga
Coding sequences within it:
- the LOC122016451 gene encoding curcumin synthase 3-like → MASINNVVVDAFPKPQRARGPATVMAIGTANPPNLYEQSSYPDFYFRVTNSDHKPELKQKFRRLCERSMIKKRYMHLTEELLKEKPGMCSYMDTSFDERQDIVVEEVPRLAKEAAVKAIKEWGRSKSEITHLVFCSTSGVDMPGADYRLANLLGLSSSVNRIMLYNQACHIGAQTLRIAKDIAENNRTARVLVVACEVNTLIFRGPEERDFQSLAAQVAFGDGAAAVVVGADPVEGVERPIFEIMAALPFTVPETQMAVGGQLKQIGLTFHFAHQLPGLIANNLETCLGEALKPLGISDWNDVFWVAHPGNWGIMDAVEAKLGLEQGKLQSSRHVFSEFGNMMSATVLFVMDEVRKRAAAKGAATTGDGLQWGVLCGFGPGLSIETLVLRSVPL